The nucleotide sequence TGCCGTAGCGGAATACTGTAGATCCGAACCTGCCCGGCCCCTCGTTCGTCCCCGGCCACCCCAGAACCTCCCGCTTCACCAGTGCCAGAAGGTCTTCTTTCATTTCCTGTCCTCCTCTCGGAATCCTGGTGCCGGTAGATATGATGGACCGGCGATGAGCCATCTACATCGGACGGAAGTACGGTTTTCGACCTGTACCGCGATCTAGGAAGAGTCCGCGGGGCCGAGCCAGACTCCTTCGATCCTGCCCGGAGCCCACCCTTCGGGGGCTTCGGTGGAACGTTGCCAGCCGCCCTCCATCCTGCGCCGGGTCTCCTCCCAGCTTCGCACGCCGCTCGTCGTGTCGTGGGCCTCGACGCAGCAGGCCCCGGCGGCGCAGGCCGCGGTGATCGCTTCTTCGGGGTCCATCCCGAGGAGCATCCCGAACAGGAGGCCGGCGTAGGCCGCGTCGCCCGCTCCCACCGCTCCCCGTACCTCGACCTCGAAGGTGGAGCCCCAGAGTTCCCGATCCGCCCACCGCGAGCCCATCCCGGAGAGCAGCCGCCCGGATCTTGCAAGCCGGGCTTCGGGGGCCGTGCGCAGGTAGAGTCCCCGCCTGCCGCATTTGATGCCGGCCACGGCGGCGCCCATCGCCAGGATGTCTTTGCCGAGCGCCCGGATCTCCTCGGTAGGGGCCGCGGCGAGGGGGGCGGTGTCCGAGAGGGCGATCTTCCTGTATCTCTCGGGGCCGAGCATGACGAGCGCTTCCTCCAGGCTCGGGACGAAGACGTCGACCGCGGGGAGTGCTTCCTCGAGGATGGCTCTCCAGTCCACCCGGCCGGCCTCCGAGGAGAGGTCGGGGAAGCAGGTGTCGAGCGAGGTCGTGGTCCCGGATCTCCGGGCGCGCTCGAAGAGGCGTCCGAGCTCGCCGCGGTCCTCGTAGAAGCGGGGCAGAACCTGCGGGTAGCCGAAATGCAGGATGTCCGCCGGCGGGAGTGGATCGGGAAGGTCGTCCGCGGAGAAGTCGGCGCTCACCCCGGAGTAGTGCAGGAACATCCTGTCCTCGTCCGGGGGGCTCAGGATGAGCGTGTAGGAGGTCTCGCCGGCGGGGGAGACGATGAGCGATTTGGAGAGTCCCTCCCCCGAGGACTCCAGATGCCGGCGCACCAGCTCGCCCAGAGGATCCCTGCCGATGCGGGCGACGAGCGTCACCTCCGCCCCGAGCCGGTGCAGCGAGAGGCCGGTGTTCGAGACCGAGCCGCCGGTCGAGATCCTCATCGGTCCCGCGCCCACCATCGTGCCGGGCACGAAGTCGAAGCGGCCGGACAGCTCGGGGATGAGGTCCAGGCACAGGTGCCCCGCGACGATGACCCGCCCTCTGCGCCCGGCATCCATACCCGCTGATGATAGAGGTTGCCGCCTCCGGGCGGCAACCTCTATCTAACCCTTCACGCCCCCTGCGGTGAGCCCCTGCACCAGGTAGCGCTGCAGCGCCAGAAATCCCGCGACGACCGGGATGCTCACGACGATCGCGGCGGCCATCAGCTGGTTCCAGTAGACGTTGGACTGGCTGGCGTAGTCCCTGAGCCCGATGGCGAGGGTGCGGGTGGCGTTGGTCGTGAGCACCGAGGCGAAGAGAACCTCGCCCCAGGCGGTCATGAACGCGAAGACCGCGACCGCGACGATCCCGGGCAGGCTCACCGGGATGAGGACCCTGAAGAGCGCCCCGAGCGCCGTCGAGCCGTCTACCATCGCCGCCTCTTCGAGCTCGCGCGGGATCGAGTTGAAGTACCCGACGAGCATCCAGATCGAGAGCGGCAGCGAGAAGGTTAGGTAGGTGATGATCAGCCCGACGCGCGAGCCGTAGAGGTGCACCCCGAAGGTCTGGTCGATGTTGACGAAGATGATGAAGAGCGGCAACAGGAACAGGATGCCGGGGAACATCTGGGTCGAGAGGACCGTGAGCCGGAACGGGTCCCTCCCGAAGAACCGGTAGCGGCTTACCGCGTAGGCGGCCAGGATGGCGACGATGACCGAGATCACGGTGGCGCTCACGCACACGATCGCGCTGTTGATGAAGTAGTGCGCGAGCGGGACTGTGCTCCATATCTGGACGTAGGGCTCGAAGGTTATACGCGAGGGGATCCAGTGGAACGCCGACTGCACGTCGCCGAGCGGTTTGATCGAGGAGATCACCACCGTGTAGAGGGGGAAGGCCGTGATCAGGGTGAAGAACGCAAGCCCTATCACCCGCAATACCCTGTAGAACCTTTCTTCACGCATTCTCTTCGCTCCCTACCCTGAGAAGCCTCACGTAGACGACCGAGACGATGAACAGGAAGATCAGCAACAGCGTGGACATGGCCGCACCGAGCCCGAAGTTCAGATCCACGAACGAGTTGACGTAGATGTGCAGCGAGAGGAGGTCGGCTGCGCTGGGGGGTGACTGCCCGAAGAGGATGTAGGGGGTGTTGAAGTCGTTGAAGGTCCACAGGAACAGCACCAGCACCACGACCGTGCTTACGGGGCGGATCTGGGGCAGCGTTATCGAGCGGAACTGCCGCCACCTCGACGCGCCGTCCACCGCCGCGGCTTCGTAGAGATCCTGCGGGATGTTCTGCAGCGCCGCCAGGACAAGCAGAAAAGCGAACGGCCACGACCTCCACAGCGCGGTCATCACCAGACTCCAGAACGCCTTGCCCCCGATGAGCCAGAACGGTGGGTTTTTCAAGATGTGCAAATCGTCCACCAGAAGCGTGTTGATCGAGCCGGTGTTCTGCTGCAGCATGAACTCCCAGGCGATGACCGCGACGTAGATCGGCAGGGTGTAGGGGATGAGAAACAGCGTCCTGAACCATCCCCGTCCCCGGAACTCGCTGTTCACCAAAAGCGCCGCCGCGACCCCGAAGCCCCACGACCCCGCCACCACGAGCACGGTGTAGGCGAGCGTGATCAGGAACGAGTGCACCAGCGCGCTGCCTATGGCCCCGTGGGTGTTTAAGCCTATCCTGAAGTTCTCGAAACCGACGAAGGGTGCCTGGCTCCAGTTTCGGATGTAGAGCGCGGTGAGCTTGAGGAAGCTTATGACCACCCCGAAGACCATCGGGACTATGTGGATCAGAAGCTCGAAGACGACCGCCGGAACGAGCAGCAGGTACGGGAACATCTGCGGCCGGAGCCAGCGGCGCCTCCTCCCGACCGCCGGCCTGGCCCCCGGCTCGCTCTTGCGCTCGCTCATGGTTCTCTCCCTCCTCGGGCTGGCATCTTCCCGCTACGCCCCACCTCCTGCGGCCATCTTCTGGCTGGCCGCCGCAAGCTGAGATTTCACATCGGAGGTGCCGACCCGTCCGGTCGCCGCCTTCCCGAAGAGCGTCTTTACCGCCCCGCCGACCAGCGTCTCCATCTGCCCCTCATCCGGCACCAGCGGCATCGGCGCGGAGTGGTTGGCGTAGACGTCCTGGAACACCCTGAGATTCTCGGTGTGGAAGGCCGGATCGCTTGCTGCCTCCTTGTTCACCGGCAGCGAGCCGAACTGCTGGTTGAGGTAGACCTGCGTCTTCCTGTCCGTCATGAACCTGACGAACTGAAGAGCGCCCTTCCTATTCTGGGTGTTCTTGAAGATGGAGATGTTGATCCCGGCGGTGTGCGACATGATCGGCTTCCCTCCGGGGGGCAGCGGCTTGGGGATGGGCATGTAGGAGGTGCCGTACTGGCTCTCTTTCATCCCGTAGCTCTTGAGGTTGGTCATGATGTTGTTCTGCCAGATGAGCATCGCGGCCTTGCCTTTGGCGAAGTCCGTCGGCGACTGGGTGCCGGTGCCGTACTGGGCATCCTGCGGAGCTACGATCCTGTCTTTGTCTATGAACCCGACGTACTGCGCGACCCCCCTCACCACCCCTGGAGAGTCGAAGGTGGGCTTGTTGCCCTTGAAGAGCGAACCTCCCTGCTGCTGGCCGAGGATGAAGGCCCAGTGCGCGTTCTCGGTGATGCTCGCCCCTTCGAGCGCGAACCCCCACTGTTTCGGCGGCTTGGTGAGCTTCCTGGCGACCGCGACGAACTCGTCCCAGGTCCTCGGCGGGCTCTTTATCCCCGCCTGCTCGAACATGGCCTTGTTGTAGAACAGCCCGTAGGCGAGACCGTACAGCGGTACCGACGGATACGGCTCGTGCATCCCGGAGGTGTGGTACGCGGTCTCTATGAACTTGTCCTTGCCCCCGATGGCACCGAGCGCACCCTGGTCGAACGGGAGGAACGCCCCGGTCTGCTGGAAGGTGGGGGACCAGGTGTTCCCGATGTTGAGCACGTCCGGTCCCTGGCCGCTGGAGATCGCCGTCGTGATCCTGTTGAACAGATCCGGCCACCCTATGACCTGCAGCTTGACTTTGATCCCGGTCTTCTTCCTGAAGTCGCTTATCGCCTTGCTGAGGATCCTGCGGTCGTCCTGCAGGGTGGGTGCCTGGTTGCTCGCCCAGTAGGTGAGGGTCTTGCCGGCCTTGCCGCCCCCACCCCCGCTGCTCCCACCTGAAGACTGCCCGCCGCCGCAACCGGCGAGCCCCACCACCGACGCCCCGGCGAGCGCTCCACCTCCCGCCTTCAGAAACTCCTTGCGCGAGATACCTCTCCCGTTCATCTCTCCTCCTTTCCCTCTAGGTGAATCACATAATAACGCAAATTGAATTATTAAATCAGGGACTGTCGCGGGAGGATATACCTCCGGGGCTCTTTTCAGGTTGTTGTGCGCACCCGCAGGATCGGCGGAGGAGGAGGCGGGCGGTGAGCAGGCGGCGGATGCCTCCTCCGTCGCGGGAGCGTTCCGTGATATCCAGGAGGGTGCGGACGGCCTCGCGGCCGAGGGCGCGGGTATCCTGGAAGACGGTGGAGAGGGGAGGGGTCGTGCTCTCGCCCTCTTCGAGGCCGTCGAAGCCGATGACGGCGACGTCTTCGGGGGTTCGGAGGCCGGCCTCGTGCAGGGCGCGCAGGGCGCCGAAGGCCATCGGGTCGTTGGCGCAGAAGACGGCGTCGGGGTGGTGTGGCAGGAGGGAGCGCATCGCCCGGTAGCCGCCGGAACTGGTGAAGTCCGAGTGGCGGACGAGGTTTTGATCCGGCATGAGGCCCGCGTCGAGCAGGGCGGAGACGTAGCCGCCGTAACGGTCTATGGCGGGGATGACGTTGGCGGGGCCGCAGATCTTGGCTATCCTGCGCCGCCCGTGCTGGAGCAGGTGCGCGACGGCCTGGCGGGCGGCCTCGCGGTTGTTCACGTCGACGAAGCTTATCTCCGGGTGGTGGGGGTGGCGGCCGACGAGGACGAAGGGGAAGTCGTCCTCGCAGAGCCGGGCGACGACGGGATCGTCGACCACGCTCGAGGCTATGACGATCCCGTCGAGGTGTCTGCCCCGGATCACACGCTGATAGAGCCGCTCAATGTTGCGCTGGTCTTCGGTGGTGTCCATGAGCAACATCAGGTTGTGGTCGGCCTCGTTGCACGCCCCGACCGCACCTTCGATCAGGCGGGGGAAGAAGGGATCGGAGAAAACGCTCCCGACCGCCCGCGGGATCAAAAGCCCGAAGATCCTCGTCCGCCTCGAAGCCAGGCTGCGCGCCGCCGCGTTCGGATGGTAGCCGTGCTCCTGGATCACCGCCTGCACCCGCCGCCTCACCTCGTCGCTCACCCGCGCATCGCCGTTCACCACCCGCGAGACCGTCGACCTCGATACTCCGGCCCTGCGCGCTATGTCCTCCAGGTTCATCTCCCCACCTTTCTGGTAGCGCTCCCAGAAAACAACCCCTTAATACCATCGTGGGAGCCGCTCCTTTGTGGGAGCGCTCCCACAAAAGTCATCGACAGTGTAAAGTGTTAGGCTCGAAAGTCAAGAGGAAGGAAGGAGAGTCTTTTGAGGTTTCCGGAAGGGTTTCTGTGGGGTGTTGCGACAGCGGCGTACCAGGTCGAGGGTGCGGTCGAGGAGGATGGGAGGGGGCCTTCTATCTGGGACGTCTTCTCGCACACGCCGGGGAAGGTCTACCGGGGGGACACCGGGGACATCGCCTGCGACCAGTACCACAGGTGGGAGGAAGACGCTGAACTGATGGCGGGCCTCGGCATCGGGGCGTACCGGTTCTCGGTCTCCTGGCCGCGGGTGCAGCCCGATGGCAAGGGGGGTGTCAACCGGAGGGGGCTCGACCACTACCGCAGGCTCGTCGGAGGGCTGCGGGAGCGCGGGATCGTCCCCGCGATCACGCTCTACCACTGGGATCTCCCGCAGGCGCTCGAGGACGAGGGAGGGTGGACCGTGCGGGAGACCTCCGAGCGCTTCGCCGAGTACGCGGCGATCGTCTACGAGGCGCTAAAAGACGAGGTTCCGCTCTGGATCACGCTGAACGAGCCCTGGGTCTCGGCCTGGATGGGCTACGGGTACGGGCGGCACGCGCCGGGGAGGACCAGCGCATCCGACGCCCTCTCCGCGACCCACCACCTCCTGCTCGGCCACGGCCTCGCGCTGGAGAGGATGCGCGACATCGGCACCGGGGAGGACAGCATAGGGATAACCCTTAACCTCTCTCCCGTGCGCCCCTTCTCGAAGGACGGGGCGGATGTCGAGGCGGCGAGGAAGGAGGAAGCCCAGGCCAACCGGCTCTACCTCGATCCGGTGTTCAGGGGGAGCTACCCGGAGGAGGTCTTCGAGCGCTACGGCCAGCGAGTGCCGCCGGGGTACGTGAGGGACGGGGACCTGGAGAAGATCTCCGCTCCGGTAGACTTCCTCGGCGTCAACTACTACTTCGTCAAGACCGTGCGCGCCGGGGAGGACGGCGAGCCCGAGCTGGTGGTCCCGGAGGGCGCCGGGAAGACCGCGATGGGCTGGCCCATCGAGTCCGGAGGACTCACCGAACTCCTCGTCGGGCTCAAGGAGGACTACGGGGACATCCCCGTCTACATAACCGAGAACGGGGCCGCCTTCTACGACTACTCCGACCCGGAAGGCGACGTCGACGACGAAGAAAGGGTGCGCTTTCTGCAGGACCACTTCGCCGCGGCCTGGAAGGCCATCGAGGGCGGGGTCGACCTGAGGGGGTACTTCGTGTGGTCCCTGCTCGACAACTTCGAGTGGGCCGAGGGGTACTCCAGGCGGTTCGGGATCGTCTACGTGGACTATCCCACCCAGCGGCGCATCCCCAAGGCGAGCGCCCGATGGTACTCCGGCGTGATCTCGCGCAACGGCCTCGAGGATCCCGCGTGATAACCGACCTCGGACACCCGGCCTTCGCGGCACAGGACGTAGAGAGGACGCTTGCTTTCTACGCGAAGCTCGGCCTCCGCGAGGCGTTCCGGCTCCACCACGAAGACGGGTCCCTGATGCTCGTCTACCTCCACGTCGCGGGCGACCGGTTCATAGAGGTCTTCCCCGGCGGGCCGGGGCCCGACCCGGGGCGCACCCAGAGCTTCATGCACCTCTGCCTCCTCACCGACGATCTGCGCGCCACCGTGGAGCGGCTGCGGGAGGCGGGGGTTAAGATGGAGCGTGGGGTGGAGCGCGGGCTCGACGGCAACCTGCAGGCCTGGGTGCGCGACCCCGACGGCAACGCCATAGAGCTCATGCAGCTCGAGGAGGAATCCCCGCAGCGAAGGGCGGCCCGGGGAGGTATGATGCCGCGTTAGGATGGGTGGCTGGTACCCGATAAAGCTCGAACCCCACCTCCGCACATACGCCTTCGGCGGGCGCATGTTCTGCGAGCGGCTCGGCCGGGAGGGCCTCCCGGAAGAAGACCTCGCCGAGAGCTGGGAGATAAGCGACTACCGCGACACCACCGGGCGGGTGGTTAACGGTGCCCACGCGGGGCGCACTTTGCACGAGCTTATCGAGGAATTCCCGGATGAGCTCGTCGGGGAGGGCTGGCGCGGGCCGCACTTCCCGCTCCTTCTCAAGTTCCTCGACGCCTCCGGAATGCTTCCCGTCCACCTGCACGCGGACGACGAGACCGCGCGCAGGAAGTACGGCGAGCCGAACGGCAAGACCGAGGCGTGGCACATCCTGTGGTCGGAGCCGGGGGCGAGCGTGCTCGCCGGGGTAAGGGAGGGCTTCTCGCGCGAGGAGCTCGCGGACGCCCTGTGGAGAGGGGACTACGACGCGGTGATGCTCCGCCACGGGGTGCGGCCGGGCGACACCGTCTACGTCCCCGGCGGGGTGCTGCACTCCTTCGGGCCCGGCATGCTCGTCTACGAGGTGCAGCAGACCTCCGACCTCGGGCAGTTCGCGAGCCCTTACGACCTCTACGGCAACCCGCTGGACGAGAAGACCCGCCGCCGCAACATCGAGGAGGTGCTGGACGAGCTGCGGACGGACGTCCGTCCGCGTCCGAACCCGGGGCTCACCGTCCGGGAGGGAGGGAACACCCGCACCTTCTGCTGCGCCGGGCCGCACTTCGCGCTGGAGAGGTGGGAGCTCGCGGAGGAGTGGACCGAGCCCGCACATCCGCAGAGGTTCGTCGCGCTCACGGTCGTCGGGGAAGGGGCGGTGCGCATCGAGTACGAGGGCGGGACGGAGCTCCTGGGAAGGGCTACCTCCTGCATCCTTCCGGCCGCCCTCGGCGCGGCGCACCTCGTGCCGGAGGGGCGGACGGTCGTGCTCGCCTCGTACGTGCCGGACCTCGAGCGGGACGTGGCCGGGCCGCTGCGGGAGGCGGGGTGCCCTGAGGGGCAGATCTCGGCCCTCGGGGAGGTGGTGTTCTGAGGGGAGGTTCACTCTGGGACGCGTAGTCGCGCTGGGCGAGGTGGTCGCGGACGTCTACCGGGGGGAGTCCTCATCACCGGTCGAGCTCCCATTCGTCGCCCGACCCGGCGGGGCCCCGGCGAACGTGGCCGTCGCCGCATCCAGGCTCGGTTGCCCGGCCGCTTTCGTGGGCGGCGTCGGGAAGGACCTCTTCGGGGACTTCATCCTGCGGGCGCTCGAGGCTGAAGGGGTGGACGTCTCGGGGGTGGTGCGGCAGGAGCCGCCTGTACGGACCTCGCTCGCGTTCGTCGAGATCTTCGAGGACGGAGACAGGGAGTTCACCTTCTACCGCACCGCCCCCGCCGCCGACGAGCTGCTGCGGGAGGAGGACGTCCCGCGGGATCTCGTCTCGGGAGCCTCGTTCGTCAACTTCGGGAGCATCCCCCTGATCGAAGAACCCGTGCGCTCGGCTACCTTCCATGCGGCCCGCCTGGCCGGCGAGGCCGGTGTGCCGGTGGCCTTCGACGTGAACTTCCGGGCCCATCTGTGGCGCGACCCGGAGGTTGCGCGCCGGACGGTGTGGGAGATGGCGGGCCTGGCCTCGATCGTGAAGCTGAGCGGGGACGAGCTGCGACCGCTGCTCGGCACCTCGGACTGCGAGGAGGCCGCCGCGATCCTCCTCGGGCGCGGGGTCCGGATGGTCCTCGTCAGCCTCGGCGGGGAGGGAGCATTCTACGCCACCCCGGCTTTCCGGGGGCGGGTCCCCGCGTTCCCGGTCGAGGTGGTGGACGCGACCGGGGCGGGGGACGCCTTCCTCGCGGCCGTGCTCGTGCACCTCGCGGAGGACGGGGTGAGCCTCTCGGAGGAGGGGTCGGTGCGCGAGGCGGTGCGGCGGGGAGCGGCGGCGGGCGCGCTCGCCTGCACGGGCTACGGGGCGATGGGGACGCTCCCGACCCGCGAGGAACTGGAGCGGTTTTTGTCCTCGGGGCCCGCTAGCGTCTCACCCGGCTGACCCCGACCGGGACGTCCACCAGATTGGCGAGCCGGTTCGCCAGCGGTTCGAGTGAGGGTAGCTCTGTCGGGGCGTGTCCGGCGTCTATCGCCGCGAGGCCTGAAGAATCGGCGAGCAGCGCGTCGTGGTAGTCGAGGTCGCCGGTGACGTAGGCCTGCGCGTCCGAGGCTGCAACCTCGTGGATGAACGTTCCCCCGGAGCCGCCGAGGACCGCGACGCGTTCGATCTTCTCCCCGGGGTCCACCAAAAGCCGGGCCGAAAATCCCAGAGAGGTCGAGACGTGCTCCGCGAGCTCCGGGGCGGACATCGGGCGCGGGAGGCGTCCGATCCTGCCGTAACCGCACCCCGGCGGGTGGCCTTCGATCGGGTAGAGGTCGAGCGCGGGTTCCTCGTAGGGGTGGGCGGCTCGCGCCTCGGAGGCGGCGCGGGCGGCCAGGTGCGCCGGGACTACGGTCTCGAGCCTCACCTCGGAGACCGCCTCGAGCCGTCCGGCCTCGCCCGCGTAGGGGCTGGTGTCCTCCCCACCCAGGAAGGTCCCGGTGCCGGCGGTGCGGAAGGTGCAGCGGGTGTAGCCGCCGATCACGCCGGCCCCGGCCCGCGCGAGCGCCTCCGCGACCTCCTCCACGGCCTCCTCCGGGACGAAGACGACCAGCTTGTTCATGCGACCGCGCGGCGAGAGGACCTCGAGCGGCTCTTCGAGCCCCAGTGCCCGTGCGAGCGCGACGGAGACCCCGTCCGGGGCCGCGTCGTAGTTGGTGTGCGCGGCGTAGACGGCGATCCCGGAGCGGACGGCGCGTGAGATGAGGCTCCCGGGATAGCGGGAGGTGTCCACCCGGTCCAGGCCGCCGAAGATCAGGGGGTGGTGGAAGAGCAGGAAGTCCGCGCCGCTCTCCTCCGCCTCGTCGAAGACCTCGGGGAGCGGGGTGAGCGCGACCAGGACCCGCTCGACCTCTTCTTCCGGGCTCCCGACCTGGAGCCCCGGGTTGTCCCACTCCTCGGCGAGCGCCGTGGGGGCTATCTCCTCCATGGCCCGTGCGATATCTCTTACAAGCGTCACCATCTCCTCCCCTGTAGAATTCGCTCCCATGAGGGCTTCAAGGATAGCGGAGATCCTCTCCGCCGCGACCCGGCTGCCGCTGCTGGCGGTGCCGCTCTTCTTCGTCGTCGGCTTCTACGCCGCCGGGTGGGAGGGTGTGGCGTGGGCCGTCGTCTGCGTGCTCCTGACGAGCGGGCTCTCGCTCGCGTACCTGCGGCATCTGGTGCGGACGGGTAAAGTGGAGGACCCGGGCAGGATCCTCAAGGCCGAGCGGGTGCGGCCTCTGTGGGTGGTGGCGGGTTTCCACGCCGGGGCCTGGGCGCTGGTGAGCGCGCTCGGCGGACCCGCGGAGCTTCGGGCCGTGCTGCTCTCCTACGCGCTCTCGACGGTGGCCTTCGCCCTGATCACGCCGCTCGCCAAGCTCTCGCTGCACGCGGCGGGTGCGGCCGGGGTCCTGGTGTGCCTGGTGCGGGTCTTCGGTCCGGTGGGCGGCGTGTTCATCCCGCTTTTCCTGGCTATCTGCTGGTCCCGCGCCGCGCTCGGGCGTCACACCGCCGCCGAGCTCGCGCTCGGGACGCTGGTCGGCGGGATCGGCACCTGGGTCGCCTTCGCGCACATGGTGGCCTGATCCCTCGAGCTCGCCGGGGTACAATCGATTCCGGTCCTGCATCTTCATCGGGGGTGTCTCTACGTCTTGGTGAACCTCTACGCTTTGGGGGCGGCTTTCATCGGCACCGGTGTCGAGATGGTCGAGGCGCTCACGATCGTGCTCGCCGTCGGCGCGGTGCGCGGCTGGCGGGGCGCGCTGCTCGGCGCGCTCTCCGCGGCGCTGGTGCTCGCGGCGCTCGTGGCGGGTGTGGGCGCGCCGCTCGCCTCCGCGATGGGCCTCTTCTGGGTCCAGATCCCCGTCGGGATCTTCCTGCTCCTCTTCGGCGCGCGCTGGCTCAGGAAGGCGATCCTGCGCTACGGCGGACTAAAGACCCTCCACGACGAGGCGGAGAGCTACGAGGAGGAACGCGGCCGTCTCGAGGGGGCGGGCGAGGGAGGGAACCTGGCGGGCGTGGACCGTCTGGCCTTCGCTACCGCCTTCGGCGGCACCTTCCTGGAGGGACTCGAGGCCGTATTCATCGTCATCGCCTTCGGTCTCGGCTCGGGGGCGATGTCCTCGAGCGTCCTCGGCGCGGCGCTCGCGGTGGGGGCGGTGGTGCTGGCCGGGGTGCTTCTGCGCCGGCCGCTCACCAGGGTCCCGGAGAACACGCTCAAGTTCGTCGTCGGGGTGATGCTCACCAGCTTCGGGACGTTCTGGGTGGGCGAGGGGCTCGGGGTGGCGTGGCCGCAGGGCGACCTGTCGATCGTCTACCTGGCGGCGAGCCTCCTGGTGTTCTCGTGGGTCGAGGTCCGGCGCATGAGGCGTCTTCCGGTCCTGCGCGGGAAGAGGGTGCGGTGATGGCTTTGCTGCGGGAGCTCGTCGGGCTCGTGGCCGACGACGGGCGTCTGGTCTGGACGGTGGTCCTCGCGCTCGTGGTGAGCGCGGTGCTCGGCCGGCTCGGGCTGGGAGCTGTGGCGACGGTGGTGCTCTGGGGCGGCGTCCTCTTCGCGCTCGTGCTCTCGGTCGAGCACCAGATCAGGCTTCGCAAGAAGGACCGCTGGGACTGTCCGGATCCCCACGGTAGATGGCGCGGTACCAGATCGTAGAGAGCGTGTCCACGAGCTCTTCTTCCGATGGGGCCACCCGGGAACCGAGCGTGCTCGCGTAGAAGCACCGCTCGTTCATCCACACCAGGGCCCGCGCCAGCTCTTCTGCCTCCGGGGGACCTTCCGGAGCGAGACCCCGGCGCCTCATCCGGAGGATCTTGCGCCGCAGCCCCTCGACGAAGCGCCCGATGCCCTCCTCGTAGAGCGCCCGGGAGTTCGGCTCGGTGGCCCACGTCTGCGCCGCCGCCCGGAGCACGTGCCCCCACTCGCGCCACAGCCGGGCCGTGGCCTCTATCCGCATCCTGATGTCCTCCAGCGGATCGAGCCCTTCCTCGGGCTCCGCATCCGCCGCCTCGTACATCTCCTCCCTCACCAGCGCCGCGAGCCGCGCCAGCGCCGCCTCCTTCGACTCGAAGTAGAAGTAGAACGTCGGGCGGGAGATGCCCGCGCCCCGCGCCAGCTCCCCTACCTCGATCCTCTCGAGCGGCTTTTCCGCCAGAAGCCTCTCCAGCGTGCCGAGCAGCGCCTCCTCCCGCAGGTCTCCCTTGTACGGTCTCCTGCGGCGTACGCCCGCGCTCCTGGTGCGTGATCGTCCCACCATCCCGCGCGATTCTAGCAGAGTACACGGACGAAGAACGCGTGTCGTCAAAAACAAACATCCGTTGATAAACTCTTTTGTGGTTGCTAACCTCTGGTGGGAGAGGCACTTTCGGGGAGAGGAGGCGTTATGGATGACAGGCCCTGGCTCAGGCTGTACCGGGGGCACCTTCCAGAGCGGTTCGAGGTGCCGGACGTCTCGCTCTGGCAGCTCTTCGAGGATGCCGTGGACGAGCATGGCGGGAGGGTTGCGCTCGTGCTCGGGGAGCGCAGGATCACTTTCCGCGAGCTCCGTGGGATGGCCGAGAGGCTCGCCGAGGCGCTGTACGGGCTGGGGGTGAGAAAGGGGGATCGCGTCGGGCTGATGCTTCCAAACGTGCCGCAGTACGTCGCCGGGTTCTTTGCGGCGATGCGGCTCGGGGCGGTGGTCACCCAGCTCAACCCGATGTACGTGGAGCGGGAGCTCGAGCACATACTGAAGGACTCCGGGGCCAGGGTCGCCATCGTCTACGACGGGGCTTACGAGAGGGTGCGGGCGGTGCGCGGGAAGGTGCCGCTCGAGACCGTGATCGTCGCGTCGCTGCAGGGTGGGCGTCCCGGTCTTGAGCGGGGGGATGTGTATCTGGACGAGCTGCTGGAGGAGAATGCGGGAGCGGCGCCGGAGGTGGAGATGGACCCGGTGGAGGACCTCGCCGCGTTGCAGTACACCGGCGGGACCACGGGGCGTTCGAAGGGGGCGATGCTCACCCACCGCAACCTCGTCGCCAACGTCTTGCAGAACCTGACCATAGCGACCGTCGAACCCGGGGAGTACGTCGGGGAGAAGGCCGTCGCCGCGCTGCCCTACTTCCACGTCTACGGGCTCACGTGCGTCATGCTCTTCGGTATCAAGGCCGGGACCGAGCAGCTGCTCGTGCCCCGCTT is from Rubrobacter calidifluminis and encodes:
- a CDS encoding TetR/AcrR family transcriptional regulator, yielding MVGRSRTRSAGVRRRRPYKGDLREEALLGTLERLLAEKPLERIEVGELARGAGISRPTFYFYFESKEAALARLAALVREEMYEAADAEPEEGLDPLEDIRMRIEATARLWREWGHVLRAAAQTWATEPNSRALYEEGIGRFVEGLRRKILRMRRRGLAPEGPPEAEELARALVWMNERCFYASTLGSRVAPSEEELVDTLSTIWYRAIYRGDPDSPSGPSCEA